ACGATCAAAACCCTTTTCACCCAACTGAAAATCCTGAGGGTGTAATCCAGATGGGCCTTGCAGAAAATCAGGTTTGCACTGCTCCGTTGTTTTTCTTCACATTTTGCACTGCCGAACACAAAATGCATAAGTTATTACATTATAGTTAAGAAGTAATTAACCTAACAAAATGCATGGTTTAACTTTCGTTTGTTTCCAGCTTTCCCTTGATTTGGTTGAAGAATGGATTAGGAAAAATCCCAAAGCCTCTTTATGCACTGCTGAAGGAGTTGAGAAGTTCAGAAGCGTGGCCAATTTTCAAGATTACCATGGCTTCCCAGAGTTCAGACAggtatacatacacacacatacgcATGCATGGAATGGTCCATGGAAATCAATTATTCAGTAATTAGCATTATAATTAATTTGCAAtaatcctaattaattttcaggCCATTGCTACGTTCATgtcgaaagcaagaggtggCAGAGTCACGTTTGATCCTGACCGCGTAGTGATGAGTGGCGGAGCCACTGGAGCAAACGAGCTGGTCATGTTCTGTTTGGCTGACCCCGGCGATGCTTTCCTTATCCCCTCACCGTACTATCCAGCGTATGTCATGCTTCCTTcatatctttcatttcaaatattgtgttaaatttgtttttagattttttttttccgtacgTACTTTGCAAATTATATTCCGTGCTGAATAGATGAGTGCTTAATTCCTCCAAGAgccaccaatttttttttaaaaacattttagaAAAAATGGTCTTTGAGATTGGTATAACTCCACACTTTAATCTCTGAGATTTTAAATCAATAGAACTAGTCCCTAAATTCATTCGctgtcaatcattttgatcattccataGAAAATTCATGTTAagtaaggaccaaaatgataaaaatgcatttaatttaataaacaataaacCAAAATGCTTTAacaaaaattgagggtatttttgtcatgttatttatttaacatagattttttacaaaatgaccaaaatgattcatggtggacaaactcagtgACTggttctatcgattttaaatttcAGAGACCAAATTGAGGAATTATTCCAATTCTAAAGACCATTTagctaaaattttaatttttttatttcattcgtTTGGTTGACTACGTGTGTTTTAATATGTACACACAATAGAGTAGTGAGTTTAAGAATTTGCTAGAAAGAAACTTGTGGAGTCCAAGTCATGGGCTTGACCACAAGGTTTTGAATCCTTAAAgtcactattctaaaaatcttcacctagcgccgcctaggcaTCAGATAGCTGACCACCACCCCAATTAATGTCTATGTGTTTGATAATTAAGAAATGGTGCCTAGACCTGctgaggcgcccgcctagaTCACCTAAGCAACCGCCTAGTCCGCCAAGACCCACCTATGAACCTGCCTaagttgcaactcacttaggcagaaaatagataactttcattttgcattttatttttttcaataaattgtaagagacttgttgaatacttaaaagaGCACACATTATATACTTGGTCCCtatattttcattatgtttcaatacttcataatatatgtgtcattctattttgtagtttatgatgaaattatatatatattaagtataaacagatacttatttacatgaaatataatgGATTTAGTTAaatccgcctagccgcctagccACCTAGTCGCTAGGCCCCAGCTCACCATCCCACTAGCGCCTaacattttttagaaccttgcttaaAGTAAGCACATATTTGGGTTTTTATATTAAAGATCAACATATTTGGTCCAACTGAGAAAGAGAGAAttgtaatatttaaaaaaaattatgttttggTCAGGGGAATTTCCATATCTGGAACGCCCCCGTGCGTTTAGGGTCATAATCAAGTACAAATAATAAGGATTATCATCGACGATCACATACTTTTCTTTTATATGTATATGAGAAGGTTTAAACTTTGAATCTAGTCTACTCTTACTCATTTCTCTACACTTGATTTTAACGATCATGTACTTTAATTAGTATGATATGATTCTATCAAACTTGCAATAGTATTAAGGTAGATCATAAGAACTAGTTAAGACTTTTGAGTCCATTGTTGAAATTTAGTATAATATCAAAGCCACACGCATCAATCCTCAACCATACATTCACATTGGATGATAATTCAAATCAGATTACATAGTCTGCGTAGTTTACAGCTGGATGTTTAGGCAAAACTCCAACTTCGTTTTCTTCTCATCATGAGTTGTATAAAGTCTTAATCTTCGTACCGTTATGTTAAAATTTTCCAATTAGCTTCAATTTCTGTTCTCATGTATTTCTTACCAAACTTAATATGCTCAGTGGGCTAATTGCAAGTCACCAAGCTAATTTAGAAgcttaattaactaattttactcataattaattattaattaagaatTCATATTTCTAACTGCAGATTTTACCGAGACCTCGGATGGAGAACTGGAGTCCAAATTGTCCCAGTCGATTGTGATAGCTCCAACAATTTCAAAATAACCAAAGAAGCAGTGGAAGCAGCTTacgaaaaagccaaaaacagcAACATCAATGTGAAGGGCTTGATCATAACAAACCCATCAAATCCATTGGGCACAACCCTTGACAAAGACACACTTGAAAGCCTGGTCGCATTCATAAACCAAAACAACATTCACTTGGTTTGTGATGAAATCTATGCAGCCACAGTCTTCAGCTCCCCAAAATACACATGCATCACCGAGGTCATACAAGACATGGATTGCAATCCCAACCTAATCCACATTGTCTACAGTTTGTCCAAGGACATGGGGTTTCCCGGTTTGAGGGTCGGCATTGTTTACTCCTACAACGATGATGTGGTGAACATCGGTCGAAAAATGTCAAGTTTCGGGCTGGTCTCATCCCAAACACAACACATGCTCGCATCAATGCTATCGGATGAAGATTTTGTCGAGAAGTTCCTTGCGACAAGCTCAAAAAGGCTTGTGAAGAGGCACGGGGTCTTCACGAAGGGGCTTGAGGAAGTGGGAATTAGCTGTTTGAAGAGCAATGCAGGCCTCTTCTGTTGGATGGACTTAAGGAGGCTGTTGAAAGATCAAACATTCGATGGAGAAATGGTGTTGTGGCGTGTGATTGTGAACGAAGTGAAGCTCAACGTTTCGCCGGGCTCTTCGTTTAAATGTGTGGAGCCTGGTTGGTTTAGGGTCTGCTTTGCCAACATGGATGATGACACTGTGGAAGTTGCACTCAAAAGGATTAGGGCACTTGTAGGGCAAGGAAAGAAAGCTCAAGAACAAGCACAAGTGAAAAGTACTAAGAAGCGTTGGCAGAGCAATCTAAGGCTGAGCTTTTCATCGTCAACAAGAAGATTTGAGCAGGAAGGTGTTAGTGTTTTGTCACCACACATGATGTCTCCACATTCACCAATGTCTCACTCGCCTTTCGTTCAAGCTAAAGAGTATTGGGACCTATACTCTAGTGTGTAAGGGTTTTGGATAATAATTAGTGAGGttgattatgtttttaatttcGTTTTGGACGTACTCATGATAATTTTTCCCCTTATAATTACTTTAGATGCTGATTATGCAGCTGACAAGTCACAAAGGGTAGCTATTAGCTAgattgatatattaattttctaTCAGTGTAATGACTTGGACTATGTAATTAATTCAGGTAACGAACCTCTTAATTAGAATGAGTATAATAATTTTCTTTAGTCCAGGATATAGTATTTAATTTGCTTGGCCCCGTATGACTCTCAACTGTATAAACCACTAatttattttggaaaaaaatGTTACAAAGACTCtgttttttattgtattttgtatGACAGATAATGTGACGGTTGATagttgtatatttttttaatgcTTAAATAAGGAGTTAAACCATCAAATATCACATTATGTGGTATGCAAAATATGATTCAAGTAAATAATTTCTCTAACATCATATCACTCGTTTATCTTTAAAGGAAAGGGATCCCTTGCACCAAATCCACATAATCCACCAATctggacccttgaaatttgatccaacagagCCCCTTTAAatgttataataactttaaccgttggatcaaatttcaagggtccgaATTTGTGGATTATGTGgattaggtggaagggatccggaggaTCCCTTTCCATCTTTAAAATGCATGCGCAAAATGCATGCATGCTTGTATGACTTTGAAAGCTGAACTAGTATTAACTCgtttgaatgtgcttttaaaatgactaaaaatgcTTTGGGTGAACATGTTTTTAGAattaattcttagtaaaaatgcaaataaatcttggaaaagcacttgaagtgcttcgtaaaagaagcacataattggtACTTCTTAcataaagcactttaagtgcttttggaatccaaaaacattttttctaaaagcgtttttagttattttaaaagtacatctaAACGAGCTATAtatctctattatctcctcttttgacaattgtagtacaagtataagtagggatcgttctggatcggggattaggagggcttgctaataacctctaaactgactcaaaaacataaaactaaacttaaaaacacttaacaatactcacaagactcaaagcaaacttaaaatactcaaaccaGCTtagaacaactaaataaacttaaactagacactaggaataactttggacgaaaattgacttttacttgaatcaaaacatttaaaaacacaaattaaaacagattataactaattagacacactaaagtaaagggggattaaGTTTTGGacaaagttgaaacaaacaaacaagtatgaaaaactagacagattgtaaaacaaatttgagaaataagatgatggatgggatagctagagattttttctccacacatgacatgtatgcaaataactcgatttccagttactacttcattgaattatgaacgacaatgctccaaattaaccgtgacatcactagttaactttcaaattttccttgttttattggattggatgacatcattcgacaacccaaaacatacttctaaagttccctacatgacatcataatgaagatacaataaaagatcattacgtttaatgaaaatcataagcattgacaaagcacttgcaactatgacatcatgtcactcatgctaggaattgaacttaacgcgatcgtttataagcgacctttattacatgtgaatataagtttgtaacgattatgtgaaacttccttatattctagcaacggatttatgcatgccaattaagtgtcgaccctttgttaacaaatacaaataagttatcaatcaaatagttaagccaactgcattcacgattcaagagttcataactggattttatcaaattatattgcacacataatcatggctttgaaatcacccctagccaagaggggtttagccactcatattcacaacaaaacaaaagaaaatgaatttaaacattggaaacaaaagaaagaaaacacctaaacgctctaatgatccaagttggacaacaagcacgtccaagcattttccttcccttcctttgctacggcacaaggtgttggtgagtgtttgaaggtttgtttgtatggaggaatggatgtgtttggatgaatgtTGTATTGAATGCGGCAAAGAGTGGAgaattgtgtagatgatgtgtgtgtgttttggatcGATGTCTTTTTtctcccttgttatggtgaagggtggatgtatttataggctagggagaggaccaccatctaattaaggtggtagtggtgtatattgtggtaatgagtggatgtaatgggtgtagtgggtgaatgttgggtaatgagtggatgtaatgggtgtagtgggtgaatgtttggtaatgagtggatgtaataggtgtagtgggtgagtgttgtggtaatgagtggatgtaatgtgtgtagtgggtgagtgtttggtaatgagtggatgtaatgggtgtagtggatgaatgtttggtaatgagtggatgtaatgggtgtagtggatggatgttcgtagttgtaggtcaacacacttgcacacatacatgctgatttctagccttcaaatcttcaaaaacgtccatcctcatgtctccatgcttgcactatccaatcttggcctaaaaatgctccaaaatgctccaaatagcactttgttgctaactttgttatttgaacctacaaacacacgaaaatagcttaaagtactaaaataactagaattaaactaagtaaatgccaagaaacaagctaactaagttgcataaatatgctcctatcaaattcccccacacttagcttttgctagtcctcgagcaaaacaaaagaaacaaaacaaaacaaaacaaaacaaacaaaacacaacctaaccttccaacatttgcctcagggatttttaatgaaacatgacgtgttaaaaatcatcattcccatagattttggtcatccttacacttgagcacatacttaatcatagtcaccacttactagttcacaattaaccaattaaaacgatgttttgaatgtactaacatgccttagagagtttgctcaattccttataagatactctctattttcacacacattttctgactacacaccctacactagtatatgtgagaagattgatgtaaacacgaaagattaggactcacatatgttataacaaagaaagcaattttctggagttatgaagcatgtttagatatgatctcatgaatggaatgctactacttagatgcgagaaccagtgacaccatatgctcataccaatttcgaactccacaaattgaaacacacaacactcaagattgaagtcaagggttgtaatagggcttaggggtaatggctaacaaagaaaggatagggataacaaacgttcttaaagcgatagcaagcaaagcaatgaaatagacacttggaaatcactttagaatgcagaatcaacttttacatac
This region of Malus domestica chromosome 07, GDT2T_hap1 genomic DNA includes:
- the LOC103428489 gene encoding 1-aminocyclopropane-1-carboxylate synthase 1-like → MASSASEHSLLLSKIATNEQHGENSPYFDGWKAYDQNPFHPTENPEGVIQMGLAENQLSLDLVEEWIRKNPKASLCTAEGVEKFRSVANFQDYHGFPEFRQAIATFMSKARGGRVTFDPDRVVMSGGATGANELVMFCLADPGDAFLIPSPYYPAFYRDLGWRTGVQIVPVDCDSSNNFKITKEAVEAAYEKAKNSNINVKGLIITNPSNPLGTTLDKDTLESLVAFINQNNIHLVCDEIYAATVFSSPKYTCITEVIQDMDCNPNLIHIVYSLSKDMGFPGLRVGIVYSYNDDVVNIGRKMSSFGLVSSQTQHMLASMLSDEDFVEKFLATSSKRLVKRHGVFTKGLEEVGISCLKSNAGLFCWMDLRRLLKDQTFDGEMVLWRVIVNEVKLNVSPGSSFKCVEPGWFRVCFANMDDDTVEVALKRIRALVGQGKKAQEQAQVKSTKKRWQSNLRLSFSSSTRRFEQEGVSVLSPHMMSPHSPMSHSPFVQAKEYWDLYSSV